In Zingiber officinale cultivar Zhangliang chromosome 9B, Zo_v1.1, whole genome shotgun sequence, the genomic window AATAAAGTAACTAATTAATTTAACGATGGATTTAAAAATTCTATTGCTAAGTTAACGACGAAAAATAATTCTATCACTAATTAgctatgaaaaattaatttcatcacTAATTTCATACTAATCCATGATGTTCTTGCAGTGAATGGCGAAGAGACAATGTTGTCTACAATGATAATTAGTACAGACTCACATATTGATTACCAAACATTGAAACTTGACCTATATTAAGATAAATGAGTACTTAATTCCAACCATTTAAATTGAGTAAGCAATGTCAAGGAGATGTGCACTCGATTAATGTAAAACGTAAGTAGTTAGTAGTAGTAAACAGATTAGTGATCAAAAGAGGAAAAATATTGccctaaaaattaatataaattcaTCAACTTCAATCAAAGTGCAAGGAATGCCTTGAGTTCTGGATAAATGAGGCATTGAACTTTTACTTTACACCAATTTATCTACAAAGCACGACCCGACGCTACATCCACCAAAATGAACTATGTaccgaacagagagcttcggaAGCTTTGACTCAGTTATGAATAAGGAAACAAAATACCTGACCAAAAGTTTTCATTTCTCAGAAGGCATTTCTCTGAACACCTCTTTTATGACATTGAAGGAGGATAAAAAGCCATCTGTCTTTGTTCCACAGCTATAACTCATATCCCAAGTGTCAAGGTCACAGTGGCCACCTGAAAACTCATCGTAAGTTAATCCAAACGGACCATCTTTCAGGTCATCCTTGTGCAGCAAGAATAAATGGTTGTCGAATGACCCATGTGGCAATGCAAAATTATCAGTAGGATCACAGGAATTAGTCGCGTTGTGTTGGCTTTCAAAGGATGTGCATGAATCATCTTGAATATTGTGGTCTGCAGCACTGGAAACAAGATTCGACTTTGTATGAATAAATTCTTTCATGTCACCTTTATAGCCAGTCAGCTTGTCATAATGGTGATCCTCTGCATCATCAGTCTCCTCGGTTATTTCCATTTCATTAAGTTCATCTTGACCAGAACCGTCATCTACACCTTCAACAAGAGAGTCCACTGCAGAATCAACGTCATCATCATCTGTTGCATATTCGCCACTCTCACTTTCTTGCAATTCGTCGTCATCACTGTCTATGTGCAGCGGGTCCAACCTATTCTGGACAGCTCGTTTTCTGAGCATAAACACGTTGAAGTAGTAGCTTACAAGGTCTTTGCTACTTTTACTAGGAAAATACTGAGGCAGCTTATTCCAGAAATTCTGGCCTAGTGAGACAGGATATGAAGACACAATTTCATGGAACAGTTGCTCCTCCTCTTCAGTCCATTTTTGAGCCACAACCTCACCCATATTGTTGAAACCCAACTCTGAGAATCTTTCCTGCCCCAAATCTTGCTTGACCATTTCTCTTGCTCTTGTGACATGCTGTCTCACGCATCTGATGGAACCATCATCAGAACAACTACAATCCAACACGTGAGGTAAGGCTACAACCTCTGAAGCCAGTAAAGCACAATCAGGCATAGGCATCAAATGTGTCCCAAGCCATTTGTGGCAATCAGTTCCACGATAATTGCATGAAGTTTCAGAATTCCTTAATTGATTATCGAATTCACGAGGTCTCCATTCTGGAATATCAGCGTGATGATTTGCTCCTACAGGAACGCGTTTCCAATTGAATTCACAAAATGTAGGTGAGAAAATCTCGTTATCATGATTACACTCAGATGCTTGACATCTATTTCCAGAAAAATTAGAATGCAATGTTAGCCTGGTAGGTGAGTCCAAATCATTTTCATGACTAGTATTCTGTGCAAACAAATGACTGCTCTTAGCTTCACTAGCAAATTCATCAGCAATAGTGTCAACAGCACTATCCTCCAAGTCCTCAATAGAACCTAAAAATATATACTTATGATCAGACATTCCTGGTTCAACCATGTGTTAGTTAATTAGACCATGAAACAACCAAATACTTGTACTACCTGGAGATGGCGGCTTAGACGCACCGGAGTGAATTTCTTCAGGAGAAATTGACTGCAAATGATGATCTATTTGTTTTAAGCGCTTGCCTACTTGCAGAGAAGACTCATAATCAGAAAGTGACCTTTTTCCATTATCCGACAAAATAACTTCACTGGTATTGCCTGTCATCCATGCCAAAGTAGGATTGTCACTGAGATCACTTCGAAGATTGTCATAAAGATCAGCAGTCACATTTATGAACTCTTTGTGATAGCTAGACGAATCATTCTCCACATCTTCGGAGCATAAGAAAAGTGTAAGGATATCTTGCCTAAGTCCCAGTAACTTGTAGGTAACTTATAAGTGTTAACTAAAGTTACCCGAAAGAAGTGCCTTAGCAGGGACAGATTCATAGAAATTTTCTCCAGCAAATGGTGCAAGTTGATCGCCGCAAACAAGATGTCTTCCATTTACATGGAATTGGTAGGAAAAAGATGTATCATCATAGTTAAACACCATCTCTATCCTACAGAATTAGCAATTAGATGTCATAAGAATGAATAGATATACGAACAGAATTGTTCAATAGAGGTCCTTGTATGATAATATTGATAAGAGCAGCTGGTtgtatgaaatttttttttctatagtTATAGGAGTACATCAAGAGTCAGCTTTAAGTCTTTATTTCTTAACAATAGTAGTAAAGGAACTCACTCCGGGTTCAAGATAAACACTCTAAAGGtatgttatttgcagatgatgttctgctatttaataaaaaaaaattattggataaAATTCAAAGATTGAATTAAGCAGAGAACATTTACAGATTAGAGAGTTTAAGATAAATGGAACAAAAACTAaatatatgaattttattttcaatGAACATATGATAAAGAAGGGGTGGAAAAAAAAGAGAGGGCCTGCTAGAATCTTGTGCAATCACATGTGCCCTTTAGGCTAAGGAAATTTTACAAGATCCGACTATCATATTTATGGATTTGAATGTTGAGCTGCTAGCAAGCAAATGGCGAAAAAGATAATGTAGTAGTGGTGAAAATGTTAAAATGGTCATGTGGAGTTTCAAGAAAGGATATAATAAAAGATACTAGGTagctgcaaaaataataaaatgaaaggAAGTAGATTGAGACAGTGTGAATATGTATAAAGGCTACTAATAAATACTAGAATTAGATCAGTCAAATCAATTAGCGTAGGTGTGATGGAAAGAGAGACCAAAGAAAATCATTTGCCAATgcaatcaaaattaattagatcATATATGAATACTAAAAGTAATACAACTTTGCATAAAGCTCAATGAAGGTATAAGATTTATGTAGTCAACTGCAAATAGTTCGGAGACTATTTGGGAGAAACATGGCTTGATGAATGATGACTCTTTCAAGCCGAATGATCATGAACACTATGATGTTTTTGTTGTGGAGTTTGCATATGATTCCCACAAAACCAAAGTCTAAGCATGACAAACAATAGTTCGTAAAAAGCAATGATAGCCAAACATTTTCTTCTTAAACCAACACAATGGTAAAGCGTACAACTAAACAAAGAATAGTGAACATAGTTATAAATCATGATTCATCAATTCACTTAGCAAATAATTGAAAGCATAAACAAAGGAAGGATTTGTCACTGTATTTACCTTTAAGGAAAAGTCCACAAATAACACAGCGCACCTTGGGCCTGGCATGGTGGTTTACTAACGCAATTAGACCGACAGATGATAAACAATCAATCACAAATTATAAAAAAAGATTTTTGATTGCACATCAGGAGAAAACGCGGAAAATGACTtaatagcaaaagaaaagttCATATAATCAAATTAAAAGCACTTTGTCAAAGCATTTCGAGTTAAATTCTTCACGTATAAAGTCAATTCGAGCAAGAGATAGTCCCTTGTGACAATTAACCCAATAACTAGGGCCAAATACGGAAGCTCAAAACCCGAAACGGTAGACCGGCCGAGATCTTGCAGCCGTGAGAATGACAATAAATCTCAAGAGGGTAAACTtcgaaaaatccaaaacaagGCCGGAGATCCGAGGAAATAGTTTGACAACGTCGCTAATCGATACCTGgaacaaaccctaaccctagattagATCTCGACATCGAACCAACATATAGGGGAGATCAATCAACACATGATCCTACCTGAATCGATACTCAAGCCTCTCCACAGTTGCCTTCAAGCTCCGCCTCCGGTCGTGGCTGATCCTCGCCGATTGATTCGAGTCCGCCTTCGAAGACGAGAAAGAGGGCGTCGATCTACAGTAACCAGCCCCTTTCTTAAATAAACTCGATTCAAATAAACCCGGTTCATCCAACCTGACCAATTAAGCCCGGTTGGTGATTAAAATGTCTAATTTGAGAGCTTCAAAAATTTTAGAACCAAACTGAAAATGTCCCAAAATCTCAGAGAGCTCTATTTTCTTTTCGCgctgttttattattattgtttcgcCATTTTCGTCTCTCCGTTCCATCGCCTCTACCTCTCGATCCGAATTCCTACGCTGAAGATCGATTTCTGTCGTTGTTGTCGTGTATATTCCTCGTTTCGTCTTCTCGACTGACGTCTGCTCGAACTGCTTCTAGGGCGATTTAGGCTTTGGTCGAGGGCTAGGAGGATGACGCAGAGCGGGAAGTTGATGCCAAATCTCGACCAGAACAGCACCAAGCTCCACAATCTTACCGTACTCCAGCGGGTCGATTCCTTCGTGGAGGAGATCCTCATGACCGCTGCCCATGTCACCGTCTACGAGTTCAACATCGAGCTCAACCAGTGGGTACATCTCGACTGGAAAATTTCGTTCTTTTTTGTTCGGATATTTTGGATGGCTTTCGGTTGGTTTGTCTTATTTGATCTAGGTTTCTTTTTGTTTGTTTCCCTCAGAGCCGTAAAGACGTGGAAGGATCCTTATTCGTTGTCAAGAGGTAGCTCGGAATCTTGCTTCTCGGGCATTCCAGgatgtttaaaaaaaatcacttttaTGTCCAAATTGGAAGTGTCCGTGAATCGCTTTtgtctttttcttattctttacATTCTGACACTTCGGCTGATAATAACTGATACATAGGATTTAGTGATATCTAGATTTCCCTTGTTCGCGTTCCTGTCTCTGGAGAATTTGCACGGACCTGTAGGTTGTGATTTGTGCCTTTCAACTGATGACTTTTGAGTGCGATCACTTACATttgttgattattattattattttcttaacaGCTGCTGTAGCTAGTATTTCGTTGGATTATGAATTTTCTTGATTCTCTTATTGCCAATTATTAAGCACAAAACAAATGATTTTATATGTGCAGGAATGCACAGCCCAGATTTCAGTTCATCGTGATGAACAGACGTAATATGGATGAGAAATCAGTCCATGTTAAAGTTGAGAAGTTATAGCATTTTCTGACATTTCTTATTACCAATTATTTAGTTTTCTACACTGCTGTAGTCGCATAAACTAAAAGTAGTGAAAAATTATTTCTCTAGACCTATAATTGGAAACTTTAGTTGGAGGATTTCATGGATATTTTACCTGccttgatatttctctaggtttagtAGACCAGTGATCCTATTGTAGTTGTTTCTTAGGCGGAGCGAACAAGGTTTTTAAGGTCTTATGCTAGAGTGGGAATACTATGGAATCATGCATATAAATTATAGCTTGTTGTAGTTTAGGGAAGGAGGAATTCGCCCACTTGTTTCTTCATATCTCTGAAGACCTATTCTTGAAAGAGGCTAAGGAAAGGAGATGGATACAATAACATAGAGACAAGAAGATTGGGTTTTCCTACTATTGAAATGGGTATAATGTCTTAAACAGGATCATAGTAGGTTTCCTTTTATTCTGCTAAGTTCATTTTTACCTCCTCCCTAACCCAAACACTTTAATTATGCCAATAGAAAACTTTTTTTTAGTTCCTTCCTTACCCAAACACTTCTAACCCTAATTTATTTAACTTGCAAAATTATAGGAGCTGGTTATCTTTTATGCTTATGTATATATATTACCTAAAATGTTGTCAATTTATCCTTTTATGATAATGCCAGTATATATCATATTATATATGAACGTCAGTCGGAAGGTTCATCATTCTTATGTTGCTTGTTTGATTAGCAGATAATCTAGTTGAGAATCTTTTGGGAGATTTTGAGTATGAAGTTCAGGTTCCATATCTTTTTTACCGAAATGCTGCTCAAGAAGTCAATGGCATTTGGTTTTATAATTCACTTGATTGTGAAGCAGTGACAAATCTTTTTCTCAGGTACTAATTTGTTATTTTTTCAAGGTGCTGCTAAAGTGATTTCTGATACGACATTTTGCTATGCATCATTTCTGTAAGAATATTCTTGTTTATTCCATTATATCTAAATGCTTAAAGGACTTATAGCTGGTTATTGCCAAAGGacaacccggtgcacgaagctcccgctatgcggggtccctAGGAAGAATCTATTGTACGCGGTTTTACCATACTTTTTgccaaaacaaagaaaaaaaattctaattcatAACTAGCCATTGTGATTCATACGACAAGATTCAGGACAAATCTTGGAGGAATCTAGAATCTTATAATTTCTCTTCTTTATGATTGCATCCCTAtcttttttaaaagaataaagaTTCAGGACCTCCTCTGCATTTACTTTTTGCGCTTTTTGGCTTGTTGTGCATTTGATGGTGAATGTTTACGCAATGTTATTGGAGTATCATTGTTTTCTTAATTGGTTGGCAAATTCAACCATACACATGTGCGCATATGATTATACAGCAGAGGTCCATCTGGAATATAGCATATACAATTAGTTTCAGTATATGGGATCAAATGAAATATGCACCCGCATATGTAGGCTATGCAGGCATATATGCAGCCAATGTGGCCATATTCATGTTTGAACCAGCTTGGTCTGAAGCAAATCAAATAAACAACCCTAGTTATCACTTTTTTATTCTCTTCtccaattaattttgaaattgtgaAATACATTTATAAACTAAATGACGCTTTACGATAATAGTATTTGGTATCATTTGTAAGAATAGGTTATTACCTAGTAAGCAAGTCAGCAAAGACATCATTAAAAGGCATCAAGTTTATTATATGACACTTAATGATAGTACGTCAAATGTTTTGCTGATGGTATTTGTAACAAGTACCTTTAGGAAGCATCTAACTTGTTTTGGGGTGGGGAGGGGGGAAGGTGGAAGGGGGAGGGGGAGGATTGAATGTCTTGCAAAAGGAAGATGCGAAGGATCATTTGTTAAGATGTATAAGCATATGCCATTCCTATTTCATTAGCTATGAATGGGGAAGATGTGAATGATCATTTCTTATGATATACAAGCTTAGGTCTTTCCTCTGCATTGGCTATGCAGGCCCTTCTCTATTAGCtttaagtttttcttttgtaCATGATTAATTAGTACTGGATATGCTATTCAGTGTTACTCTTTCTTGATGTCCTTTTATGCGTTGCACTTCTAATTTCATTAATTATGATACATTAAGCTGATACATTTTTTATCCAGGATACTAAATGCTTATTCTAAAGTGCCTCCAAAGCCTAAGGTAACTTCTAAAAGGTATTTCTCATATCATTCTGATCCTGGTATACAAATTTTTAGTTGTCTTATCAGAGTGATACTAGTATTCTTTTGCAATGCATTCATCCCTTGTTTAACATGCAGTTTCTTGTTTTATTTGGCTTCCCTTGAATTCCTAGGAAATGATGAATTATGGTCTTTTGTTTAGGCTCTTTTGAATGATGGACACTACCATGATTAGTATGGTTCTgaattagttaattacttatgttCATTTGAATGAGAATATTCAGTGGATTTTAGGCCTGGTTCTACTTGGTCCAGTGGTAGAAAAAATTCTCTGTGGCTGACCATGGGCCAATTTGTTCCTTTCTCCTGCTGCTTGCTTAGATTGTCATCACTTACGATGTTCAGTTTTAGTGATCCACTGGTGTCTAAATCAAcaaattgagtctaaatcaacAAATTTTTTGCGCTTGCAAGTGTGGATTTCGTTTTAAATGAATTATGGGTGTGATTGCTGATGAATTTATTTCATTAGCACTTTTGCTTAAATTTATGTCTTCTCTCCTTCTCACATGTTTGCTCCAATCATGGTAGATGATGATACCCTCCTCCCCTTTGCCATTTGctttcatatatgatatacagtacACGGTGAGAGTATTTTTCTTGGCTGTTTCCATGAGCTTTTTCTTATTGCAACAGTGAATTTGAAGAGCTTGAAGCTGTGCCTACTTCATCAATCATTGAAGGCCCTCTTGAGCCGACATCAGCTGCTACACCAACTCCCGATGTTGCTGATGAGACATTTGTGAAGTTCTTCAGTGTATGTTTTCTGCTGAATAGTTTCTTTCATCATATTTCCTATCAATTGCGACATGTTTTTTTAAATTCTCACTTGGTGTCTTCTGTTAACGTTTTAACTGCTTTTctggatttaaaattttattgactAACTGTTTCTGACATTTTATTTCTTCAGAATGCTGAAATATCGAAAACGCATCAATTGCAGCAATCAGCGACCAGTCACCTCTTGCTTCTGTACCTGTTCCTGTAGCTACGCAAGCATCAAGCCTCAATCCTCAATCCACCTGTTTTGCCAACTGTTCAGTCAGTATCCGTTCCGTCAGTTCCATCCACTCCCCAATTGCTGATTTTGGATAATCTTGAATCTAGCAATGGAAGCAGCAGCAGCCCTACAAATCTGGTGAAACCTTCATTTTTCTTGCCTGCATTTGCACTGTTAATGCCTTCAGTACCATCCTCTGTTCCAGCAGCTCCTCCCCTCCATCCTCCGGCTACAATGCAGCTTCCTTTTGGAACTCCACTACTACAACCCTTTCCCCCGCCCACTCCATCTGCATCTCTTGCTCACTCAAAGCTTTGGAGCAGTAATCACAAGAGACAAAGTCCGTGATACTGAGGATTTTTCAGGTAAATTTCTTCCCATTACATTTCTCATCACTTATTTTCATTTCATTCTTTGATCACGTTTGGCTTAAAAAAGTGTTTTTCCCTTTAATTTTGTCCTATTTAAGCTGTATCTTTTATTGATGAGGCACCTAAAACCATTTATCCATAACTCAAAATCTTAATCATCTAAAAGTCACGAGACAAAaactttttaaatatttaatttttaattcatgATGGCAAAAGGTGAGTACGTTCGTTTTCAACGCCTTCAGCATTTTCATCAATTCGTCTCAGGGTCAATACGAAGAAagtaaatcatggatgactactaaTCTTTGGAATAATGATTGACTCATAAAAAAGATATTTACTTTAGCtatatcaaaatttgaatcttAGACTTTATGATATACTAATCTTTAGTTCACTGTGGCAAAACATAAACTAATCTTTAGTTcacgtggcaaaaggcgaaatcgtTCACCCTCAGCGTCCCCGTCGTACCCGACCCAAgaccatcacgagggaggtaaaatCTTACCTCCAGGATTATATAAAAAAAGTCCGaactaatattttttaaattatttttttttacagaaTAATGATTCCATTGACATTGTATATCGGGAGCTCCTAAATGCACATTATTCGTTACAAACAAGACAGCATTAGGGTTGGTCGATATAGTTGCTAATTGTGCAGGATTTCCTGTCGAGTTATTgcagcaaaaacaaaaaaaaaaaaattaatgccaCCCGACCCAGTATCTCCGTCAGCCCGTTCTTGCCAACACGGGACATGGAACTTTTGTTTATATTGTCAGTTGGGCTGTATATGAACGGGAATTATTTCCGCTTTTACTTTTGGTCTGCCATTGATATTTAGCAGGAATCAATATAGAGATCGTGCTCTCATTTCTGCTCCCTGATCTTTCAGCAGCGGCCACTGTAAAATAGATGTAAAAGATTCGCTGTTTGGATGGTGATTCGTTCCGAACAATGACCTGGTTCGGCGGGTCACTGAGAGTACGGCGGCTGTCTGAATCTGAGtaaaagcaaggcctaggggcgaCAGAGTGGCAGGATCGTGTTATCTTGGGTTGGAGATTTACTTGGCATTTTATAGGCTTTGTGATGTCAAAGAGTACGAatatttaataagttttaaaattaattttatttttatcccaTTGTATTCGTTCATGCCTAAATCAATTGTTAAAGTATTACAATTGATTTGAATATTGTTCATcagcataataataataataataataataataataataataatactaatacAGAGAGTTTATTATCTTCAAATATTATTTTCATAGGTcttattaaacataataatttttaaacacgAATTTTTTAATCCATGGTTAAAATTACGG contains:
- the LOC122023543 gene encoding mRNA-decapping enzyme-like protein isoform X1, which encodes MTQSGKLMPNLDQNSTKLHNLTVLQRVDSFVEEILMTAAHVTVYEFNIELNQAVKTWKDPYSLSRDNLVENLLGDFEYEVQVPYLFYRNAAQEVNGIWFYNSLDCEAVTNLFLRILNAYSKVPPKPKVTSKSEFEELEAVPTSSIIEGPLEPTSAATPTPDVADETFVKFFSNAEISKTHQLQQSATSHLLLLYLFL
- the LOC122023543 gene encoding mRNA-decapping enzyme-like protein isoform X3 yields the protein MSPSTSSTSSSTSGAVKTWKDPYSLSRDNLVENLLGDFEYEVQVPYLFYRNAAQEVNGIWFYNSLDCEAVTNLFLRILNAYSKVPPKPKVTSKSEFEELEAVPTSSIIEGPLEPTSAATPTPDVADETFVKFFSNAEISKTHQLQQSATSHLLLLYLFL
- the LOC122023543 gene encoding mRNA-decapping enzyme-like protein isoform X2 — translated: MSPSTSSTSSSTSFFLFVSLRAVKTWKDPYSLSRDNLVENLLGDFEYEVQVPYLFYRNAAQEVNGIWFYNSLDCEAVTNLFLRILNAYSKVPPKPKVTSKSEFEELEAVPTSSIIEGPLEPTSAATPTPDVADETFVKFFSNAEISKTHQLQQSATSHLLLLYLFL
- the LOC122023542 gene encoding uncharacterized protein LOC122023542; translation: MVFNYDDTSFSYQFHVNGRHLVCGDQLAPFAGENFYESVPAKALLSDVENDSSSYHKEFINVTADLYDNLRSDLSDNPTLAWMTGNTSEVILSDNGKRSLSDYESSLQVGKRLKQIDHHLQSISPEEIHSGASKPPSPGSIEDLEDSAVDTIADEFASEAKSSHLFAQNTSHENDLDSPTRLTLHSNFSGNRCQASECNHDNEIFSPTFCEFNWKRVPVGANHHADIPEWRPREFDNQLRNSETSCNYRGTDCHKWLGTHLMPMPDCALLASEVVALPHVLDCSCSDDGSIRCVRQHVTRAREMVKQDLGQERFSELGFNNMGEVVAQKWTEEEEQLFHEIVSSYPVSLGQNFWNKLPQYFPSKSSKDLVSYYFNVFMLRKRAVQNRLDPLHIDSDDDELQESESGEYATDDDDVDSAVDSLVEGVDDGSGQDELNEMEITEETDDAEDHHYDKLTGYKGDMKEFIHTKSNLVSSAADHNIQDDSCTSFESQHNATNSCDPTDNFALPHGSFDNHLFLLHKDDLKDGPFGLTYDEFSGGHCDLDTWDMSYSCGTKTDGFLSSFNVIKEVFREMPSEK